TTTTCATAGCGCGACATGAAGAAGTTGAGGAGCGGCGGGCGCAGATATCCCTTGTCATCCGCGATCTCGATATTCGCTTCGCGATGGTTTTCGGCAGATACCGAACCCTTCGAACCCAGCACTTCAATGCGCTGGTCGTACCCGTATGCGGCACGACGCGTGTTGGTGATCGTGCACTGCTTACCGCTGGCGGTAGTCAGGATGACGTTGATGCTGTCGAAATCGCCCAAGTCACCGATTTTGGGGTCGGTGAGGACCGACGCCGCGGCCTGAACCGTGTCGACCTCTTCGCCGAGCAGCCAGCGCGCGACGTCGAAATCGTGGATCGTCATATCGCGGAATATGCCGCCCGAGACCTTGATGTACTCATAGGGCGGCGGCCCGGGGTCGCGGCTCGTCAGCGTGATCATCTCAACGTCGCCGATGCGGCCGACGTCGATCGTCTGCTTGAGCGCCATGAAATCGGGATCGAAACGGCGCTGGAATCCAACCATAAGGATCGCCGCCTCCGCCTCTACGGTCTTCAGACAGGCTTTCACGCGGGCAAGGCTCAGGTCGACCGGCTTCTCGCAGAAGACCGCCTTGCCGGCCTTCGCGAACTGCTCAATCAGGTCGGCGTGTGTAGGGGTCGGCGTACAGATTGCCACAGCATCGACGTCCTCGCTCGCCGCTATCTCTTCGATGCTGCGGATGTCGCAGCCATAGGTGTCGGCCACTTTCTTCGCAGTCTCCGTCACCGGGTCAGCGATGGCGACGAGATGGGCACCCGGCGTGGAAGTCACCGCCTTTGCGTGAACCTGACCGATGCGACCAGCGCCCAGGATTGCAAAATTTACCGTCATATTGTCCTCCGTTTTAGTGGGGGGGGCGTTTGGCCACATCTGTTCCGTCAGCAGCCGACGGAGGGAGACACGCCGGCCGCTTTGGGAGGAGCTATAGCGCTCGCAGAGTCTAATCGTTGGCTTGGATAGGAACTCCCGGCGTCACGCGGCCTCCTCGTATTCCGGCTGGGTCTTGGCGCCAGTGATGTAAGCCACGACGTCTTCGCCGTTGGTCTCTTCTTTCTTCAGGTTGGCGCAGATCCGTCCCCGCCGGAACACAACGATGCGGTCCACCAGATCCATGACCTGCCGCATGTTGTGGCTGACCAGGATCAGCGGTTCGCCCGCTTCCTTGAGAGTCCGGACGATGTTCTCGACCTGCGCGGTCTCCTGGACCCCGAGCGCCGCGGTCGGTTCGTCCATGATCGTCAGTTTCGAGTGGAACGTCGCCGTCCTCGCGATTGCCACGCACTGCCGCTGACCGCCCGACATCCGCTCGATCGTGCCGCGGATGTTGGGAATCTTTACGCCGGTTTTCTCGAGTGCATCGAGTGTCCGCTGCCTCATCGCCTTGTAGTCGAGCACCGAGAAGGGCCCGAGCTTCCATTTGATGATCTCGCGGCCCAAGAAGAGGTTGTCCGGCACGTCGAGTTGGTCGGCCAGAGCGAGGGTCTGGAAAACAGTCTCGATCCCGGCGTTGCGGGCTTCGAGCGGGCCGGCGAAGTGCACCGGTTTGCCGTCGAAGATGATCTCGCCGCGGGTCCGCTGTTCAACCCCGGTAATCTGCCGAACGAAGGTCGATTTCCCAGCCCCGTTGTCACCCATGATCGCGACGTGTTCGCCCTTGCGGAGCGTGAAGTTGGCGCCTTCGAGCGCATGCACGCCCCCGTAGTGCTTGGTCAGGTCCCTTGTCTCGAGGATGATATCCCCCAAGGCGGCATCCGAGTTCGGTGCGCTGGCCCCCGAGATATTGGTCTGCATATCGCTTGCCATGTCGGTTTCCTCCCTCAGGCCTTCGCGGCCGCGCGCTGTTGGCGCCACTGGTCGAGGACCACCGCCCCGATGATGATCGCGCCCATCGCCATCAACTGGTAAAATGCGTCGAGCTTGACGAACGTGAACCCGGACTGAATGACACCAAAGACCATGGCTCCCAGGACGGTGCCGATGATCGAGCCGCGCCCGCCGGTTAGGCTGACCCCGCCGATCACTGCCATGGCGATGGCATAGAGTTCATAGAACTGCCCCATGCCCGCCTGCGCCGTCAGGTTTTTCGAGCTCAGCACGATTGCGGCAAAGGCGGCCAGCATCGAGGCGATCATGTAGACGAGGATCTTGTGGCGGCGGACATTGATACCCGACATCCGCGCGGCTTCTTCGTTGGAACCAATGGCATAGGTGTGCTTCCCGTAAACCGTATAGCGCATGATCAGGTGCAGCAGGATCGCCAGTCCGATGAACCATACGACGGGCATCATGCCAGTCCCGATCCAAGCGTATTCAGGCGTTGGGAAGGACACTGGCTGGCCCTTGGTCCACCACTGCGAAATGCCGCGGCAGATCAAGAACATGCCTAGCGTGGCGATGAAGGGCGGGATACGCGCAAAGGCGATGAAAAACCCGTTGATCGACCCGATCAAGGCCCCGAATAAGAGACCGACGATCAGTGGCACGATGACTGGTAAGTCCATCGCCCACAGACCAAATACGGCCTTCGGGTTCGGATTGCCGTTGACCAATTCGGTCTGGGCAAAAGACATAACGATCATCGCTGTCGCCCCGACGAGCGGTCCGGACGACAAGTCGATGCCGCCCGAGATGATCACTTGTGTGACGCCGAGTGAAATGATCCCGATGATCGCGACCTGCAGAATGATGATCTTGATCCGGGCCATGTTCAGGATCGTGCCATCGCGCGCTTCGTTAAAATCGAACAGCATGCTCTGGCCGTTCATGTACGGCAGGATCTGTCCCAATGCCTCGAACAGGAGAATGATGAGAACCAATGCGAGAAAGACGTTGAACTCATTGGGCAAGGCGCGCTTCGACTTGTCGAACGTGAGCCCGCCTATCCCATGCGATGCCTGATCAGCCATTTCCGTCTCCTCCCAGAAGATCGCCTAGTTCTTCTTGCGGGAGCGGCGCATCTAGCGCCGCTCCCGCAATCGTATACCACGCGCAAGTCAGTTCTTCGCGAGGTAGTCGTCGATGTTGGCCGGCGTCACGAGTTCGAACGGGATGTATACCTTCTGATCCACTTCTTCGCCGCGTGCGAGCTTCAGCGCCGCGTCTAGCGCTCCCGAGCCCTGACCCGCGGCGTTCTGGAAGACAGTGACGTCGAGTTCGCCGGCCTGCATCGCGGACAAGGCATCCTGCGTTGCGTCAATGCCGCCGACCACGACATCGTCCATAGAGATACCGGCGGCCTTCATAGCCTGAATGGCTCCGATGGCCATCTCGTCGTTGTTGGCGATGACAGCGTCAAACTGCTGACCGGAGGACAGCCAGTTGGTCATCAGGCTGGTCGCCTGTTCGCGGGACCAGTTCGCCGTCTGACGGTCGATCTCCTCGATTTGGACGGCACACTGACCATTGGCGATGACGTCGTCGATGTCCTGCGTCCGCTGAACGGCAGCCTGGTTCGACAGTTCACCCATCATGACGTAGACGCGCGCCGGATCGGTACCGTTGGCTGCGAGGATATCGCAGATCTCGATGGTCTCGAGCGTGCCGGATTCGCGCTCATCCGAGGCCACGAATGCTTGGTTGTCGGGCAGCGTGTCGACATTGATCGGCTCGCGGTTCACGTAGACTAACGGAACGCCAGCCGCTTCAGCAGCTGCAGTCATCGCTTCGGTGGCAGACGTGTCCACCGGATTGACGATGATCGCGTCGACGCCGGAGGCAACGAAGTTGTTGATCTGGTCGAGCTGGCGCGCCACGTCGTTCTGGGCGTCCTCGATCTGGACCTCGACATCGTCCATTCCCTCGGCCAGTTCCTGGATTCCGTTACGAAGAACGGTCAGGAAGTTGTCGTCAAAGAGCGCCATCGACACGCCGATTGTTTCGGCCATGGCACTGGTGGACAGTAGCGACGCGAGCGCGGCCGCGGTCAGAGTCTTTTTCATTGGGTTCCTCCCTCTGTCGGTGTCCGGCGCACCAATTCCCTTGCCGGAAGCCCCGCCACGGGGCGGTTGCTCCTCACCTTAAACGGCGTGCGCCTGAATTTGCGAGGAAATGAAGTCGAACGAGCGCTTGATTTCCGAATAGGGATCGGCGTGCTGATGCATTTCAGGCGAAAAACATTCGTAAGAGATCGGACCGTCGTACCCGGCTGCCAGCAAAGCTGCGATCTGTTCGATGTTTCCAAGCCGGTCCTTCTCGTCGACGAGAACACGATGCTCGTCTTCCATCTGCCCCACAGACAGCGTCGGATCGACAACGCCGGAAATGTGCACGATGCCGGTCATCTCGGGATAGATCGGACCACCATCGGCCAGCGCGTGGTGGAAGGTGTCGTGGACGATCTTGAAATGGCCCTGGCCCCCGATTGAGGCAATCATGTCTACAAGTTCGGTCTTCGACCGTAGTGAAGAGCGCTGAAATCCCAGGGGTTCGACAAGCGCAGTCATTTCCGCGTCCTGCAGGAGCGGAAGCACGCCCTTGAGAGCGATCCGCAGGTTCGCCTGCCGCTCGCCATTCCCAAGCGCCGTGCCATCGTTGCGCGGTATGAGGCTGATCGTTTCGGCACCGGAGGCTTTGGCAGTTGCGATCAGCGCCTCGACCGCAACTTTACGCTCTGCGGTCCAGTCGTTGAATGGATAGACTTGGCTCAGCCCGACCAGGCGAAGCCCCTTGTCGGATGCAATGCGTCCTGCCTCGGCTGGATTCAGGTCATCGAATAAGGCGTGGGCGATGTCATTGCGCACCTCGACCCCAACGCAGCCAAGCTTCGCGGCAAGATCGAGAAATGCCACGTACCCGATATTGGGCACGGTCATATGGTTTAGCGCTGTCTGCATTTTGCCCTCCCTCGCCGGATGTTCTGACCGGCGATTGGCTGCACGTTTGCGCTGTAACTCAGATTCAGTCAATCCATCGAGGTGTAAATGGCGTCATCCATGACGCATTACTGACCGCAGAATGACGTTTTAACGTCATCAAAGAATTTCAGGCAGATACAACCGCGGTTCGAGAAAATACTGTCCGGACACCCCGTCGTTCGCCTGGCCAATGGCCGCGATCATCATGTCAACGAGATCCTTGCAGAGCTCGGGCAATGGCGTGGCGATAGCCATGATCGCGTAGCCGTCGATCAGCGCCGCACGGCTATCGGCCGTCAACTCGTTGACAATCAAAGCAACCTTCGGCTCCGAATGCCGTTCGCGGAGCGCGGCGATCGCGCCCT
This window of the Defluviimonas aquaemixtae genome carries:
- the iolG gene encoding inositol 2-dehydrogenase, whose protein sequence is MTVNFAILGAGRIGQVHAKAVTSTPGAHLVAIADPVTETAKKVADTYGCDIRSIEEIAASEDVDAVAICTPTPTHADLIEQFAKAGKAVFCEKPVDLSLARVKACLKTVEAEAAILMVGFQRRFDPDFMALKQTIDVGRIGDVEMITLTSRDPGPPPYEYIKVSGGIFRDMTIHDFDVARWLLGEEVDTVQAAASVLTDPKIGDLGDFDSINVILTTASGKQCTITNTRRAAYGYDQRIEVLGSKGSVSAENHREANIEIADDKGYLRPPLLNFFMSRYENAYANEIAAFVDAVSNRAPTPTTGQDGLMALALADAALKSVEDGRAIKLSEVLG
- a CDS encoding ATP-binding cassette domain-containing protein, whose protein sequence is MQTNISGASAPNSDAALGDIILETRDLTKHYGGVHALEGANFTLRKGEHVAIMGDNGAGKSTFVRQITGVEQRTRGEIIFDGKPVHFAGPLEARNAGIETVFQTLALADQLDVPDNLFLGREIIKWKLGPFSVLDYKAMRQRTLDALEKTGVKIPNIRGTIERMSGGQRQCVAIARTATFHSKLTIMDEPTAALGVQETAQVENIVRTLKEAGEPLILVSHNMRQVMDLVDRIVVFRRGRICANLKKEETNGEDVVAYITGAKTQPEYEEAA
- a CDS encoding ABC transporter permease, yielding MADQASHGIGGLTFDKSKRALPNEFNVFLALVLIILLFEALGQILPYMNGQSMLFDFNEARDGTILNMARIKIIILQVAIIGIISLGVTQVIISGGIDLSSGPLVGATAMIVMSFAQTELVNGNPNPKAVFGLWAMDLPVIVPLIVGLLFGALIGSINGFFIAFARIPPFIATLGMFLICRGISQWWTKGQPVSFPTPEYAWIGTGMMPVVWFIGLAILLHLIMRYTVYGKHTYAIGSNEEAARMSGINVRRHKILVYMIASMLAAFAAIVLSSKNLTAQAGMGQFYELYAIAMAVIGGVSLTGGRGSIIGTVLGAMVFGVIQSGFTFVKLDAFYQLMAMGAIIIGAVVLDQWRQQRAAAKA
- a CDS encoding sugar ABC transporter substrate-binding protein, translating into MKKTLTAAALASLLSTSAMAETIGVSMALFDDNFLTVLRNGIQELAEGMDDVEVQIEDAQNDVARQLDQINNFVASGVDAIIVNPVDTSATEAMTAAAEAAGVPLVYVNREPINVDTLPDNQAFVASDERESGTLETIEICDILAANGTDPARVYVMMGELSNQAAVQRTQDIDDVIANGQCAVQIEEIDRQTANWSREQATSLMTNWLSSGQQFDAVIANNDEMAIGAIQAMKAAGISMDDVVVGGIDATQDALSAMQAGELDVTVFQNAAGQGSGALDAALKLARGEEVDQKVYIPFELVTPANIDDYLAKN
- a CDS encoding TIM barrel protein; its protein translation is MTESELQRKRAANRRSEHPAREGKMQTALNHMTVPNIGYVAFLDLAAKLGCVGVEVRNDIAHALFDDLNPAEAGRIASDKGLRLVGLSQVYPFNDWTAERKVAVEALIATAKASGAETISLIPRNDGTALGNGERQANLRIALKGVLPLLQDAEMTALVEPLGFQRSSLRSKTELVDMIASIGGQGHFKIVHDTFHHALADGGPIYPEMTGIVHISGVVDPTLSVGQMEDEHRVLVDEKDRLGNIEQIAALLAAGYDGPISYECFSPEMHQHADPYSEIKRSFDFISSQIQAHAV